The nucleotide sequence ATCTCCTTGTTCAGCCGCTCTTGAGGGTTGTTCGACCAGATCTGGCGCCAGACCTCGCGCGGATATGCGGTGAACGCCAGCAGCTCATCGCGGGCGTTGTCGAGGTGCTTGGCTGCGTCGGGCCAGCGCGCGGTGAGAGTGTCGACCACGCGTCCGTACTGGGCTGTGACGGCGTCGGCGTCGGGCTGGTCGAAGATCGTGCGCACCTGCGTAGCGACATGCGGCTGCGCCGACTTCGGAACACGGGAGAGCAGGTTACGCAGGTAGTGGGTGCGACACCGCTGCCACGCCGCACCCGGCAACGCCGAGGCGATCGCCGCCACCAAGCCGGGATGGGCGTCGGAGATGACGAGCTGGACCCCGGACAGGCCGCGGGCGACCAGACCGCGCAGGAACGCCAACCAGCCCGCTCCGTCCTCGCTGGAGGCCACATCCAGGCCGAGGATCTCGCGGTGCCCGTCGGCGTTCACCCCGGTCGCGAGCAGCGCGTGCAAGTTGACCACCCGGCCGTCTTCGCGGACCTTCACCGTGAGCGCGTCGACCCACACGAACGTGTACGGGCCCTGGTCGAGCGGGCGCTCGCGGAACGCGGCGACCTGCCCGTCGAGGTGCGTGGCCATCTCGCTGACCTGCGAACGCGACAGCGACTTCACCCCGAGTTGTTCGGCCAGCTTCTCCACCCGCCGGGTGGAGACACCGAGTAGGTAGGCCGTGGCCACGACGGTGACCAGGGCCTGCTCGGCGCGGCGGCGGTGGGTCAGCAGCCAGTCCGGGAAATAGGAGCCCTGGCGCAGCTTCGGCACCGCCAACTCGATCGTGCCCGCTCGGGTGTCCCACTCCCGGGCCCGGTAGCCGTTGCGCTGGTTCGTCCGCTCGCTGCTGCGCTCGCCATAGCCGGCCCCGCACTGCTGATCGGCCTGCGACGACATCAACGCGTTCGCCATCGTCGCGATCATCGTCTGCAACAGATCCGGCGACACACCCGCCGAGGCGAGCTCCTCGACAAGCTGGGCAGGGTCCACACTGTGTGGTGCGGCCATCGTGGTGGTCCTTCCTGGAGTTCCTTGGTCGGTACTCGAGAAAGATCACGCGGTGGCCGTCTCACGTCACGACGCCACGCCGCTCACCAGCGACGAACCCGTACACCACCTCCGCGGACGTAACCGGTTCGGCGCAGCCCCGTTGCGGCCGCCCTGCCGGATCGTCGCTCTGCCGGATCGTCGGAGTCGGGCCGGGCGTCGAGTTCGGGACTCGGGGTCGAGTCCGGAAGCACGCGGTCCGGGAGTCCACAACCGGGGAGCCCGGGGGTCGGAGCGTCGGGCGTCGGGCGTCGGGCGTCGGGACGGTCAACGCACCGCCGACACCGCCCGGAACTCCCGTCCGGACGCCCATCCGGACGCCCGGCGACAGAGTTGTCCACCGCCCGAGGCCTCGATCCACAGCGCCCCGGACCAGCTCCGGCGCTCTGAGGGCCGGTCACCGGCCGCGCCGGGACCGATTCCGTCGCACCCACACGGTTACCGGCCCTCAGATGCTCTCTGCGGCGCGTTCGCGACCGGCCCGGGATGATCAGGTACCTCGGCGACGGCATGTTCCGGCGTCCGGCCCGGCTGCACGGCGATCCCGATCGGGTTCGGCGTGCCGACACCGGCGTGTCGCTCCCGGAGCTTCCGTTCGCCGTCCGGTAATGGGCACTGGGCGCACCGCCACCCGAGCAGGTGATCATCCATGCCGGCCCGGTCGTCACCCTCCGTCGACCGGATTGTGGCGCATGAGGCGAATGTGGGTTCAGGGCGCAACGCCAGGGTGCCGTTCGTCGTGCGGTCCCCATCACCCTCGGTCCACGATCCAGCACGTTTCCACCCACATCTGGGGACAACTCTGTGGATGGATCGCGCCGAGCCCGTGGACGGATGGCCCACGATCCGTGGACAACTCCCCCTCGAACCCGGGATGGATCGGGGACGGACGGGGGAGCGGGCCACCCGTCCACCGCCGCGGCGACCTGTCAACGGGTGCCCCCACCGCCGCGTCCCCAGTCGACGCGGCCTGCTGACCAGCCTCGATACAGTCCATCCACACTGTGCACAGGACTTACTACTACGACTGTTCTTCTCTCCTTCTTCTCTACTACTCAAGAAGAGGTGTGTGGAGGAAACACGGATGGGGTCCCTCCACCGACACAGCCGGTCGTCGACGTCCGTCCGGTCACCGCCGGGGCGGCGTGGAAACTGTCGGTGGGAGGCTCTACCGTGAGCGTCCCGGCGAACCCCGGATCCCGATCTCGCAGCAGCCGCCTCCCGGCGGCAGGACACGACCGCCGCGAGAGAGGGCACCGGTTCGCCGACGCACCGCCGTCCCGTCGGCGGTCCGGGCCCGGACGGGCCACGGGCCGAGGCGCTACCGGGGAAGGTCCTTGATGAAGTTCCGGGTCGAACGCGACGTCCTTGCGGACGCGGCTGCCTGGGTGGCCCGCAGCCTTCCGGCGCGCCCGCCGGTGCCCGTGCTCGGCGGAGTCCTCATCCAGTCCGACGGCGAGGCCGGCGAACGGCTGACGGTCTCCGGCTTCGACTACGAGACCTCGGCCCGGGTCGAGCTCGATGCGACCGTCGGCGAGCCCGGCCGCATGCTGGTCTCCGGGCGGCTGCTGGCCGACATCACCCGGGCGCTGCCGTCCAAGCCGGTCGACCTGGTGGTCGACGGGTCGCGCGCCACGATCAACTGCGGCAACAGCCGGTTCAGCCTCCCGACGATGCCGGTCGAGGACTACCCGCAGCTGCCCGAGATGCCGCAGAAGGCGGGCTCCGTCGCGGCCGATGCGCTCGCCGCTGCCGTCGCCCAGGTGGCCGTCGCGTCCGGCCGGGACGACACGCTCCCGATGCTGACCGGTGTCCGGCTCGAGATCGAGGGATCCCAGCTGACCCTGGCGGCCACCGACCGGTTCCGGCTCGCCGTCCGCGAGCTCGAGTGGGTCCCGGAAGACGCGTCGATCTCGACCGCCGTGCTCATCCCGGCGAAGACGCTCGCCGAGGTCGCCAAGACGCTCGCGGGCTCCGGCACCGTCGAGATCTCGCTGTCCGCCGGCGACGGCATGCTGGGCCTGACCGGCGGTGGCCGACGTTCCACCAGCCGGCTGCTCGACGCCGAGTTCCCGCGGTTCCGCCAGCTGATCCCGGCCGAGCACACGACCGCCGTCGAGCTCGACGTGGCGCTGCTGGTCGAGGCGATCAAACGCGTCTCGCTGGTCGCCGACCGGGTCGCCCAGATCCGGCTGGAGTTCGGCGAGGACGGTCTGCGCCTGGCCGCCGGCGGCGACGACGTCGGCTCCGCCGAGGAGGAGCTCCCCTGCGCGCTGGACGGCAACCCGCTGACCATCGCCTTCAACCCGGGCTACCTGCTCGACTCGCTCGGCGCGCTGCACACCGACCGTGCGCAGCTGACCTTCACCACGCCGAACCGGCCGGCGCTCGTCCGGCCGGTGCCGAAGCCCGCCACCGACGACGCCGAGGAGGCGCCGTCGCCGGAGAAGTCCGGATACCTGCACCTGCTGATGCCGGTCCGGCTCCCGGGCTGAGCCGGCCGCGATCCGCCTCCCGGCCCCGCCGGTGCACGACCGGGGCGGAGAGGGAAGACTTGCTGCCGGCGTGATCGACGCCGCCCGCCGGTCCCACGACGCGGACGGCGGCACGGACGGAGGGGGCACTCGCTGTGCAGATCGGTCTGATCGGGCTCGGCCGCATGGGCGGCAACATGCGGGAACGGCTCCGCGCCGCCGGCCACGAAGTGATCGGTTTCGACCCTCGCCCCGAGGTCAGCGACGTCGGCTCGCTGGCCGATCTCGCGGCTGCCCTCGAGGCGCCGCGGACGGTGTGGGTCATGGTGCCCTCCGGTGAGCCCACCCGGAACACGATCGCCACCCTCGCCACCGTGCTGGAGTCCGGCGACCTGGTCATCGAGGGCGGCAACTCCCGCTACACCGACGACCGGCCGAACGCCGCACTGCTCGCCGAGCACGGCGTCGGCTACATCGACTGCGGTGTCTCCGGCGGAATCTGGGGCAAGGACAACGGCTACGGCCTGATGGCCGGCGGCGAGGACGAGCACATCGCCCGCGCCATGCCGATCTTCGACGCGCTCCGGCCGGAGGGTGCGCGGGAGGAGGGCTTCGCGCACGCCGGCCCGGTCGGCGCCGGCCACTTCTCCAAGATGGTGCACAACGGCATCGAGTACGGCCTCATGCAGGCCTACGCCGAGGGCTTCGAGCTGATGCAGGCCAGCGAGCTGATCACCGACGTCCCCGGGGTGATCCAGGCCTGGTCGCGCGGGACCGTGGTGCGCTCCTGGCTGCTGGACCTACTGGTCGCCGCGCTCAAGGACGATCCCGACCTGGACGAGCTCGAGGCGTGGGTCGACGACTCCGGCGAGGGCCGGTGGACGATCGAGGAGGCCATCGATCACGCCGTGCCGCTGCCGGTGATCTCCGCCGCGCTGTT is from Pseudonocardia autotrophica and encodes:
- the gnd gene encoding phosphogluconate dehydrogenase (NAD(+)-dependent, decarboxylating), which codes for MQIGLIGLGRMGGNMRERLRAAGHEVIGFDPRPEVSDVGSLADLAAALEAPRTVWVMVPSGEPTRNTIATLATVLESGDLVIEGGNSRYTDDRPNAALLAEHGVGYIDCGVSGGIWGKDNGYGLMAGGEDEHIARAMPIFDALRPEGAREEGFAHAGPVGAGHFSKMVHNGIEYGLMQAYAEGFELMQASELITDVPGVIQAWSRGTVVRSWLLDLLVAALKDDPDLDELEAWVDDSGEGRWTIEEAIDHAVPLPVISAALFARFSSRQDESPAMKAVAALRQQFGGHAVKRSGPAGAPGDKAGPASGAGG
- a CDS encoding IS256 family transposase — translated: MAAPHSVDPAQLVEELASAGVSPDLLQTMIATMANALMSSQADQQCGAGYGERSSERTNQRNGYRAREWDTRAGTIELAVPKLRQGSYFPDWLLTHRRRAEQALVTVVATAYLLGVSTRRVEKLAEQLGVKSLSRSQVSEMATHLDGQVAAFRERPLDQGPYTFVWVDALTVKVREDGRVVNLHALLATGVNADGHREILGLDVASSEDGAGWLAFLRGLVARGLSGVQLVISDAHPGLVAAIASALPGAAWQRCRTHYLRNLLSRVPKSAQPHVATQVRTIFDQPDADAVTAQYGRVVDTLTARWPDAAKHLDNARDELLAFTAYPREVWRQIWSNNPQERLNKEIRRRTDVVGIFPGRDSLIRLVGAVLAEQSDEWTENRRYMGLDLLARSRIRIVTTEAAPTGSEALMTTEAITA
- the dnaN gene encoding DNA polymerase III subunit beta, producing the protein MKFRVERDVLADAAAWVARSLPARPPVPVLGGVLIQSDGEAGERLTVSGFDYETSARVELDATVGEPGRMLVSGRLLADITRALPSKPVDLVVDGSRATINCGNSRFSLPTMPVEDYPQLPEMPQKAGSVAADALAAAVAQVAVASGRDDTLPMLTGVRLEIEGSQLTLAATDRFRLAVRELEWVPEDASISTAVLIPAKTLAEVAKTLAGSGTVEISLSAGDGMLGLTGGGRRSTSRLLDAEFPRFRQLIPAEHTTAVELDVALLVEAIKRVSLVADRVAQIRLEFGEDGLRLAAGGDDVGSAEEELPCALDGNPLTIAFNPGYLLDSLGALHTDRAQLTFTTPNRPALVRPVPKPATDDAEEAPSPEKSGYLHLLMPVRLPG